From Coffea arabica cultivar ET-39 chromosome 2e, Coffea Arabica ET-39 HiFi, whole genome shotgun sequence, the proteins below share one genomic window:
- the LOC140036254 gene encoding cytochrome P450 87A3-like, protein MGLPIIGETIEYGPIFRTSIVGQPIVVSTDADVNYRVFQQEGNAFQIWYTESLFQIIGKQSVVAHHGGFHKYLKSLTFKFVSPEALREKLIYEMDESTQESLRSWSKLGKLDGKDGTAELVFKYAAKKMLGYEESKDQQKLRDSYKAFMDGLISFPLNIPGTPFHACLQGRKKAMKVIHDIFEKKRSGNDGATNDYDFADHLLEQIKKEDTFLNEEIARDLVFLFLFAAHETTSTALTVALRYLDGHPRVMAELKREHENILKMRETEGSAISWKEYKSMTFTHMVINETLRLANITPGILRKVVKEVEVKGYTIPAGWTVMVCPSSVHLDPNVYKNPHEFNPWRWEVI, encoded by the exons ATGGGATTACCAATTATAGGAGAAACAATTGA ATACGGGCCAATTTTTCGCACGAGTATAGTTGGGCAGCCAATCGTTGTATCAACTGATGCTGACGTCAACTACCGCGTCTTCCAGCAAGAAGGTAATGCTTTCCAAATTTGGTATACTGAGAGTCTCTTCCAGATAATTGGGAAACAAAGTGTAGTTGCCCATCATGGAGGCTTCCACAAGTACCTCAAGAGCTTAACGTTCAAGTTTGTTAGCCCCGAAGCCTTAAGAGAGAAGCTAATATATGAAATGGATGAGAGCACTCAAGAATCTCTAAGATCTTGGAGTAAACTTGGAAAATTAGATGGTAAAGATGGAACTGCAGAG TTGGTATTTAAATATGCTGCCAAGAAGATGCTTGGCTATGAAGAAAGCAAGGATCAGCAAAAATTGAGAGACAGTTATAAGGCATTCATGGATGGCTTGATCTCATTTCCTCTCAACATCCCTGGAACACCATTCCACGCTTGCTTACAA GGACGTAAGAAAGCAATGAAGGTCATCCACGACATCTTTGAGAAGAAGCGCTCAGGCAATGATGGAGCTACGAATGACTATGACTTTGCGGACCATTTACTTGAGCAAATAAAGAAAGAAGACACTTttttgaatgaagaaattgcGAGGGACCTGGTATTTTTGTTTCTATTTGCTGCCCATGAAACGACTTCAACAGCTTTGACTGTGGCCTTGAGGTATCTAGATGGCCATCCACGTGTTATGGCTGAACTAAAG AGAGAACATGAAAATATTCTTAAAATGCGAGAAACAGAAGGTTCTGCTATTTCATGGAAAGAGTACAAGTCTATGACTTTCACGCACATG GTTATAAATGAAACACTTAGGCTTGCAAATATTACTCCTGGGATTTTGCGCAAAGTTGTCAAGGAAGTTGAAGTAAAAG GGTATACAATTCCTGCTGGCTGGACCGTAATGGTTTGTCCATCATCTGTTCATTTGGATCCTAATGTATATAAAAACCCCCATGAATTTAACCCATGGCGATGGGAGGTAATTTGA
- the LOC140036253 gene encoding cytochrome P450 87A3-like: MTAVIVKNILSLTSFSLFPFFSSLGNFRYGPIFRTSIVGQPIVVSTDADVNYRVFQQEGNAFQIWYTESLFQIIGKQSVVAHHGGFHKYLKSLTFKFVSPEALREKLIYEMDESTQESLRSWSKLGKLDGKDGTAELVFKYAAKKMLGYEESKDQQKLRDSYKAFMDGLISFPLNIPGTPFHACLQGRKKAMKVIHDIFEKKRSGNDGATNDYDFADHLLEQIKKEDTFLNEEIARDLVFLFLFAAHETTSTALTVALRYLDGHPRVMAELKREHENILKMRETEGSAISWKEYKSMTFTHMVINETLRLANITPGILRKVVKEVEVKGYTIPAGWTVMVCPSSVHLDPNVYKNPHEFNPWRWEVI; this comes from the exons aTGACAGCAGTAATAGTTAAGAATATTTTATCTTTGACTAGCTTTtcattgtttccttttttttcctctttgggCAATTTCAGATACGGGCCAATTTTTCGCACGAGTATAGTTGGGCAGCCAATCGTTGTATCAACTGATGCTGACGTCAACTACCGCGTCTTCCAGCAAGAAGGTAATGCTTTCCAAATTTGGTATACTGAGAGTCTCTTCCAGATAATTGGGAAACAAAGTGTAGTTGCCCATCATGGAGGCTTCCACAAGTACCTCAAGAGCTTAACGTTCAAGTTTGTTAGCCCCGAAGCCTTAAGAGAGAAGCTAATATATGAAATGGATGAGAGCACTCAAGAATCTCTAAGATCTTGGAGTAAACTTGGAAAATTAGATGGTAAAGATGGAACTGCAGAG TTGGTATTTAAATATGCTGCCAAGAAGATGCTTGGCTATGAAGAAAGCAAGGATCAGCAAAAATTGAGAGACAGTTATAAGGCATTCATGGATGGCTTGATCTCATTTCCTCTCAACATCCCTGGAACACCATTCCACGCTTGCTTACAA GGACGTAAGAAAGCAATGAAGGTCATCCACGACATCTTTGAGAAGAAGCGCTCAGGCAATGATGGAGCTACGAATGACTATGACTTTGCGGACCATTTACTTGAGCAAATAAAGAAAGAAGACACTTttttgaatgaagaaattgcGAGGGACCTGGTATTTTTGTTTCTATTTGCTGCCCATGAAACGACTTCAACAGCTTTGACTGTGGCCTTGAGGTATCTAGATGGCCATCCACGTGTTATGGCTGAACTAAAG AGAGAACATGAAAATATTCTTAAAATGCGAGAAACAGAAGGTTCTGCTATTTCATGGAAAGAGTACAAGTCTATGACTTTCACGCACATG GTTATAAATGAAACACTTAGGCTTGCAAATATTACTCCTGGGATTTTGCGCAAAGTTGTCAAGGAAGTTGAAGTAAAAG GGTATACAATTCCTGCTGGCTGGACCGTAATGGTTTGTCCATCATCTGTTCATTTGGATCCTAATGTATATAAAAACCCCCATGAATTTAACCCATGGCGATGGGAGGTAATTTGA